In the Wyeomyia smithii strain HCP4-BCI-WySm-NY-G18 chromosome 2, ASM2978416v1, whole genome shotgun sequence genome, one interval contains:
- the LOC129723814 gene encoding trypsin II-P29-like: MLFQLVVLTAFVQLIAAAPADNQRIINGTDATIKEFPFMLSLRSSGGGHSCGGSILSEYWIMTAAHCVNTLTTPSLQSIQVGRTNISRVADESVFRIELVIPHPDYTPSNSYVNDIALCKLASPLEFSESVQPVTLPKPCYEVDESDPKVTLIGWGLNDDGVVPPTLQKVDYYAVPNEQCNEIHSSTIYPSQICAAEPGGGKGQCSGDSGGPLLHDNVQVGIVSWSIKPCTIAPYPGVLTKVSHFIDFIYENTDLEHTGEPIEQCS, encoded by the exons ATGTTGTTCCAACTAGTAGTACTAACAGCTTTTGTGCAATTAATCGCAG CGGCTCCCGCGGATAACCAGCGCATCATCAATGGTACAGACGCTACTATTAAGGAGTTTCCATTCATGCTCTCGCTGAGAAGCTCTGGTGGGGGTCATAGCTGTGGAGGCAGCATACTGTCGGAGTACTGGATCATGACAGCCGCTCATTGTGTAAACACTCTCACCACCCCTAGTCTACAATCGATCCAAGTTGGCCGGACGAACATTAGCAGAGTAGCCGATGAATCGGTGTTCAGGATAGAACTTGTTATTCCGCATCCAGATTACACTCCGTCGAACAGTTACGTGAACGATATAGCCTTGTGTAAGCTGGCAAGCCCCCTTGAGTTTAGTGAATCAGTTCAACCTGTCACACTTCCGAAGCCGTGTTATGAGGTTGACGAATCGGACCCCAAAGTTACCTTAATAGGGTGGGGCTTGAACGATGATGGTGTTGTTCCCCCTACATTGCAAAAGGTTGACTACTATGCAGTTCCAAACGAGCAGTGCAACGAGATTCACAGTAGCACAATCTATCCGAGCCAAATTTGTGCCGCTGAGCCTGGCGGTGGTAAGGGACAGTGCAGT ggAGATTCCGGTGGTCCGTTGCTGCACGATAATGTACAAGTTGGGATTGTCTCCTGGAGTATAAAACCTTGCACAATTGCACCATATCCAGGAGTATTGACCAAAGTGTCCCACTTCATCGATTTTATTTATGAGAACACCGATTTAGAACATACAGGAGAGCCAATCGAACAGTGCTCGTAG